One segment of Panulirus ornatus isolate Po-2019 chromosome 2, ASM3632096v1, whole genome shotgun sequence DNA contains the following:
- the LOC139752134 gene encoding uncharacterized protein — MLLTTSDSAPLTAVDLPDAEPRIIEDGFGAYRLQQLITVNCTSHGARPAPNLTFYINNESVDPTWEIWEMVFVNETSGLETAVKSLQFVLRLTMVQLDAVQVKCVTSITEMYWQSSEMTLSVELPKTQEYVSYSIIVLAISFNLQIE; from the exons ATGCTCCTAACCACCTCTGACAGTGCCCCCTTGACTGCCGTAGATTTGCCAGACGCTGAGCCGAGGATTATCGAAGATGGATTTGGAGCTTACAGGCTTCAGCAGCTGATCACCGTCAACTGTACGTCCCACGGCGCCAGGCCTGCTCCAAACCTCACCTTCTACATCAACAACGAGTCTGTTGACCCTACCTGGGAGATCTGGGAGATGGTGTTTGTGAACGAGACGTCTGGGTTGGAGACGGCAGTGAAGAGCCTACAGTTTGTCCTGCGGCTGACCATGGTGCAACTGGACGCTGTGCAAGTGAAATGTGTGACGTCCATCACCGAAATGTACTGGCAGAGCAGCGAGATGACCCTCTCTGTTGAGTTACCCAAAACACAGGAGTATGTGTCGTACAGCATCA TTGTACTGGCCATCTCTTTCAATCTTCAGATAGAGTAA